CAACGGGTGTCATGGGTTTAGGTTTAAATTCCCACCGCATTTTGTAGATAAAAAAAATCATGATATATCTGTAAAGATTGCTAACACGGATTACTTATTAAAAAACAGCCCTTTTACAATATACATACCTACAGATATTGATTTTATATCTATTGACATCACCAATAACTGTAACCTGAGGTGTCCTTTTTGTCTTGTTGATCGTACAGGTTTAATAAATACAGATTTTATGTCGCTTGAAACTTTTAAAAAAGCAATAACGTTTTTGCCGTACCTGCCTGTAGCTTCATTTTATTTATCATGTCTTCACGAACCAACGCTTCATCCTGATTTAGCAAAATTTTTAGAAATTATACCGCTGCAGTGGCGTAACAGGGTTTTTTTTACAACAAACTTAGCAGCTAACCTCTCTGATGACATTCTTATAGCTATGAGCAAAAGCAGTATCCATCACATTAATATTTCAGTAGATACGCTAAACCCAACGTTATATCCAAAACTAAGAAAAGGTGGTATTTATAAAAGATTCATGAATAACATTGAGCGCTTAACAGCTATTTTTTCAAAAGAACCTCTCGCCCCGGAACTTCACTTTATAACTGTTGCCTTAAAATCAAACATGAGTGAAATCCCTTATATTGTGGCTCAATGTGCAAATAAATATCTATCCGTATCGCATGAAGTAAGGTATCCTTTTAATGTAAGCAGCATAGATGATACGTGGCGGAAAGAAAATTTCATAACTGAGGCAACCGATTGGGATATTATTGAAAAATCGCTGAAAGATACCAGAGCTAACTATGTTTTATGCCGTCCGGCAGATAACTATTATGATACTTTTGCCTCATCAGTTGATTATTACGAAACAGGGCAGCATCATATGAAAGCAACACCTCCTGAAAAGCCTATACAGTTGAGGATTGATTATAAGGGTGATATCAGAGTTTTAACCAGAGAAGAATATTTCTATGTAAACATACATATACTTAATAATCCTATGAAGCTCTTTACTGCTTTCCAATGACTCTCTGATGCAGAATCAGTATAGCATGACAGGATCATGTCGTATGAAACACAGGGCGAAGTGACATAATGCCGCATGAAATAAAAAATTATGAAGGGCGTATTGAACGCTGTGATAAAACCGGATTTTCCGGGTGGGCTTATGACAAAAAAAATCCCGATACCCCTGTTGATATTGAAATCGCTGATTCATCAACTCAAACACTTGTCGGTACTGTTACAGCGGACATCTATAGAAAAGACCTTAAGGATGCAGGGATAGGCAATGGCTGCCATGCGTTTAGATTTGATTTACCAGATTATATGGCAGATGGGAAAGAGCACACGATAACTGCAAAGATTGTTAATACTGATTTCTTTCTTAGTGCCAATTTTTTAACTGTCAATATACCTGTAGAAATTGAGTATGAAGGGTATATTGAGTTCTTTGACAAAACAGGGTTTTCCGGGTGGGCATATAGCAAGAAAACTCCGGATGCATCTGTTGATATTGAAATCTATGATGCAGCAACTCAAACACTTATTGATACAGTTACGGCAGACATATATAGAAAGGACCTTGAAGATGCAGGCATAGGCAATGGCTGCCATG
The Nitrospirota bacterium genome window above contains:
- a CDS encoding radical SAM protein; this encodes MMWKRFKNIYKGKNKGFEGYVETIDTAGFSGWAYDKKTPDSPVEIEIYDSFNHISTIKADTYRKDLEKAGKGNGRHAFSFKFPLQLLDNTNHDISVKISNTDYLLNNTSFTINIPIDSDGNNVCEGYVEGVDKEGFSGWAYYRGNPDTPVDIEIYDSSNHISTIKADTYRQDLEKTGKGNGRHAFSFKFPLQLIDNRNHDISVKISNTNYFLNNSPFTINIPVDSEENDVFEGYVEAVEISEFSGWAYNKKTPDTPVDIEIYDSSTLISTIKADAYRRDLEKAEIGNGCHGFRFKFPPHFVDKKNHDISVKIANTDYLLKNSPFTIYIPTDIDFISIDITNNCNLRCPFCLVDRTGLINTDFMSLETFKKAITFLPYLPVASFYLSCLHEPTLHPDLAKFLEIIPLQWRNRVFFTTNLAANLSDDILIAMSKSSIHHINISVDTLNPTLYPKLRKGGIYKRFMNNIERLTAIFSKEPLAPELHFITVALKSNMSEIPYIVAQCANKYLSVSHEVRYPFNVSSIDDTWRKENFITEATDWDIIEKSLKDTRANYVLCRPADNYYDTFASSVDYYETGQHHMKATPPEKPIQLRIDYKGDIRVLTREEYFYVNIHILNNPMKLFTAFQ